From a region of the Xanthomonas rydalmerensis genome:
- a CDS encoding sugar MFS transporter — protein sequence MTTARPASPYASIAIVGLLFFIMGFFTWINGPLILFAKVAFNVSDAFAFLIPSAFYISYFCLALPSSFILKLTGMKKGLALSLLIMAIGAAIFGQFTNDRSYVGAVSGIFIIGGGLALLQTAVNPYISILGPIDGAARRIALMGICNKVAGALATYGLAKVVLHGMEDFSTQIEQVLPAQKEILLQEFAGRIHGPYMAIAGVLAVLSVALLFSPLPEISPEKANASASDERNRDSIFAFPHVWLGALCIFVYVGAEVMAGDAIGIYGKSLGLSLDYAKYFTIGTLACMLAGYLLGLVLIPKYISQEKYLSFSACLGIVFSLCAMLTSGYVSVAFVAALGFANAIMWPAIFPLAIKGLGKFTEKGAALLIMGIVGGAAVPQLFAHLKEFFDFQVVFAGLMIACYLYILFFALRGHRVGQGAAS from the coding sequence ATGACCACCGCACGGCCCGCCAGTCCCTACGCCTCCATCGCCATCGTCGGCCTGTTGTTCTTCATCATGGGCTTCTTTACCTGGATCAACGGGCCGTTGATCCTGTTCGCCAAGGTCGCCTTCAACGTCAGCGACGCGTTCGCGTTCCTCATCCCGAGCGCGTTCTACATTTCCTACTTCTGCCTGGCGCTGCCTTCTTCGTTCATCCTGAAGCTGACCGGGATGAAGAAGGGCTTGGCCCTGAGCCTGCTGATCATGGCGATCGGTGCCGCCATCTTCGGCCAGTTCACCAATGACCGCTCCTACGTGGGCGCGGTGAGCGGCATCTTCATCATCGGCGGCGGCCTGGCCTTGCTGCAGACCGCGGTCAATCCGTACATCAGCATTCTCGGGCCGATCGACGGCGCCGCGCGCCGTATCGCACTCATGGGCATCTGCAACAAGGTGGCCGGAGCGCTGGCCACCTATGGCCTGGCGAAAGTGGTCCTGCACGGCATGGAGGATTTTTCGACCCAGATCGAACAGGTGCTGCCTGCGCAGAAGGAAATCCTGCTGCAGGAGTTCGCTGGCCGAATCCACGGCCCGTACATGGCGATCGCCGGCGTCCTCGCCGTGCTGTCTGTCGCCCTCCTGTTTTCGCCCTTGCCCGAGATCAGCCCCGAGAAGGCGAACGCGTCGGCATCGGACGAGCGCAACCGCGACAGCATCTTTGCGTTTCCGCATGTGTGGCTGGGCGCGTTGTGCATCTTCGTGTACGTCGGTGCGGAGGTGATGGCGGGCGATGCGATCGGCATCTATGGCAAGAGCCTCGGTCTGTCGCTCGACTACGCGAAATATTTCACGATCGGCACGCTCGCCTGCATGTTGGCGGGCTACCTGCTCGGCCTGGTGCTGATCCCGAAGTACATCTCCCAGGAAAAGTACCTGTCCTTCTCGGCCTGCCTTGGCATCGTCTTCTCGCTGTGTGCCATGTTGACCAGTGGCTACGTGTCGGTGGCATTCGTGGCAGCGCTCGGATTCGCCAATGCCATCATGTGGCCGGCCATTTTCCCCCTGGCCATCAAGGGCCTGGGCAAGTTCACCGAAAAGGGCGCTGCATTGTTGATCATGGGCATCGTGGGCGGCGCCGCGGTTCCGCAGCTGTTCGCCCATTTGAAGGAGTTCTTCGATTTCCAGGTGGTCTTCGCCGGCTTGATGATCGCCTGCTACCTCTACATCTTGTTCTTTGCGCTGCGCGGTCACCGCGTCGGCCAGGGCGCGGCGAGCTGA
- a CDS encoding M23 family metallopeptidase — translation MTIGFHAAMAQGRTVLAALHAFARSVHRMTRSAALVLLLAGIAGISAARAEDALAPVEARVPFAPAAFAGSDGRTHLAYELHVTNFYGDSGALAPQGLDVFGDDAATPLLALDAKQLSHVVKPAPAAQEPVAILPGNRAVFFVWLTLPAGVSVPHRLRHRIHFTADAHASSMLDGATVQVGDAQPMVIGAPLRGGRWLAHEGPGAAQSHHWGSLVAVNGQLTIPQRYALDLVGVDDAGHVLRAGVKDIHRSSYADWIGYGADVLAVADGVVRSARDGEAEHQPLSAQPQPASLTSDGLFGNYVVLEIAPGTFASYAHLRRGSLKVKAGERVRRGQVLAQLGQSGNSAAPHLHFQLSNAVAFEGSEGVPYAFERFGYLGTESEAQLFGQGEPWHASPIEDRRSQLPLNDVVIQFPGQSGPGP, via the coding sequence TTGACCATCGGTTTCCACGCAGCGATGGCGCAGGGACGCACGGTCCTCGCCGCGCTCCATGCATTTGCCAGGAGTGTGCATCGAATGACTCGCAGCGCTGCACTGGTGCTCCTGCTTGCAGGAATCGCCGGCATTTCCGCCGCCCGTGCCGAGGACGCCTTGGCGCCGGTGGAAGCGCGCGTCCCGTTCGCGCCCGCTGCGTTCGCCGGCAGCGACGGACGCACGCATCTGGCCTATGAGCTGCACGTCACCAATTTCTATGGCGATTCCGGCGCGCTGGCGCCGCAGGGGCTGGACGTGTTCGGTGACGATGCGGCCACGCCCCTGCTGGCACTGGATGCGAAGCAACTGTCGCACGTGGTGAAGCCTGCGCCGGCGGCGCAGGAGCCGGTGGCGATCCTCCCCGGCAACCGCGCGGTGTTCTTCGTCTGGTTGACCCTGCCGGCGGGGGTGTCGGTGCCGCACCGCTTGCGTCACCGCATCCACTTCACCGCGGACGCCCATGCGAGCAGCATGCTCGACGGCGCCACCGTCCAGGTCGGCGATGCGCAGCCCATGGTCATCGGCGCGCCGTTGCGCGGCGGCCGCTGGTTGGCCCACGAAGGCCCCGGTGCCGCCCAGTCGCACCATTGGGGCAGCCTGGTGGCGGTGAACGGGCAACTGACCATTCCGCAGCGCTACGCCCTGGATCTGGTGGGTGTCGACGATGCCGGGCACGTGCTGAGAGCCGGCGTGAAGGACATCCACAGATCCAGCTACGCCGACTGGATCGGCTACGGCGCGGACGTGCTTGCCGTGGCCGACGGCGTCGTGCGCAGCGCGCGCGATGGCGAGGCCGAACACCAGCCGCTCAGTGCGCAACCGCAACCCGCCTCGCTCACCAGCGACGGCCTGTTCGGCAACTATGTGGTGCTGGAAATCGCACCTGGCACGTTCGCAAGCTATGCGCATCTGCGCCGGGGCAGCCTCAAGGTGAAAGCGGGCGAGCGGGTGCGGCGGGGGCAGGTGCTTGCGCAGTTGGGACAGTCCGGCAATTCCGCGGCGCCGCATCTGCACTTTCAGCTGTCCAATGCCGTCGCGTTCGAAGGTTCCGAAGGCGTGCCTTACGCGTTCGAGCGCTTCGGCTATCTCGGCACCGAATCCGAAGCCCAGCTGTTTGGGCAGGGCGAGCCATGGCACGCCTCGCCCATCGAAGATCGCCGGTCGCAGCTGCCGCTCAACGACGTGGTGATCCAGTTTCCCGGTCAGTCAGGACCGGGTCCCTGA
- a CDS encoding LacI family DNA-binding transcriptional regulator, producing the protein MRRPTIKDVAERARVSLKTVSRVINNEPSVMQATRSRVLHAIAELDYEPDPSARNLRSGTPFVIGLVYDNPNPYHIIGVQNGVLAACRETGFGLQIHPCDSTAPMLAEELAEWTQRSRLAGLVLTAPMSERADLVAALAARGIKTVRIIAATEDPQDGPCVYVDDRDAAYAITEHLIQLGHQRIGFLWGGTSHRSSGERYAGYEAALKDYGITLDKHLVIPGDYTFDDGFRGARRLLALREPPTAIFGSNDEIAAGVLAAAKSAGMNVPYDLSIAGFEDSPFSRQSWPPLTTAKQATEDIARHAARLLISQLRSDAYEDHPAPVHNQGFVPQLVVRGSTAPMQPHSQPHSRRSSSPDPT; encoded by the coding sequence ATGCGCAGACCCACCATCAAAGACGTCGCCGAACGGGCGCGGGTGTCGCTGAAGACCGTCTCGCGGGTCATCAACAACGAACCGTCGGTGATGCAGGCCACGCGCTCGCGCGTGCTGCATGCCATCGCCGAACTGGACTACGAGCCGGATCCGTCGGCGCGCAACCTGCGCAGCGGCACCCCGTTCGTGATCGGGCTGGTGTACGACAACCCCAATCCGTACCACATCATCGGCGTGCAGAACGGCGTGCTCGCCGCCTGCCGCGAGACCGGCTTCGGCCTGCAGATCCACCCCTGCGATTCCACCGCGCCGATGCTGGCCGAGGAACTGGCCGAGTGGACCCAGCGTTCGCGCCTGGCCGGGCTGGTGCTGACCGCGCCGATGTCCGAGCGCGCCGACCTGGTCGCGGCGCTGGCCGCGCGCGGGATCAAGACCGTGCGCATCATCGCCGCCACCGAGGATCCGCAGGACGGCCCGTGCGTCTACGTCGACGACCGCGACGCCGCCTACGCGATCACCGAACACCTGATCCAGCTCGGCCACCAGCGCATCGGCTTTCTGTGGGGCGGCACCTCGCACCGCTCCAGCGGCGAGCGCTATGCCGGCTACGAGGCGGCGCTGAAGGACTACGGCATCACCCTGGACAAGCACCTGGTGATCCCCGGCGACTACACCTTCGACGACGGCTTCCGTGGCGCGCGGCGCCTGCTGGCACTGCGCGAACCGCCGACGGCGATCTTCGGCTCCAACGACGAGATCGCCGCCGGCGTGCTGGCGGCGGCCAAGTCGGCGGGCATGAACGTGCCCTACGACCTGTCCATCGCCGGCTTCGAGGACAGCCCGTTCTCGCGCCAGTCGTGGCCGCCGCTGACCACCGCCAAGCAGGCCACCGAGGACATCGCCCGCCATGCCGCGCGCTTGCTGATCAGCCAGTTGCGCAGCGATGCCTACGAAGACCATCCGGCGCCGGTGCACAACCAGGGCTTCGTGCCGCAATTGGTGGTGCGCGGCTCGACTGCGCCCATGCAGCCGCATTCCCAGCCGCATTCCCGCCGTTCCTCCTCCCCCGACCCCACATGA
- the nagA gene encoding N-acetylglucosamine-6-phosphate deacetylase, which translates to MTTVALRNARVLGEDGFLDGVSVLLEGGRILALLDDADPRVAAAPVQHDLGGGSLLPGFIDLQVNGGGGVLFNNRTDVEALRRIGQGHRRYGTTGYLPTLISDDLEVMRAAIAATRQAIADGVPGVLGIHLEGPYLAPARKGTHNADKFRVPDAEELALATSLDNGVTLITLAPERVPPASIHTLAAAGARVFAGHTAASYEETRAGLDAGICGFTHLYNAMTPLQGRDPGVVGAALEDRNAWCGVIVDGVHVHPASLRVALAAKPRGTVFLVTDAMPMVGADSPAFDLYGETITAIDGVVRNAAGALAGSALDMASAVRNSVQWLGVPLEEAARMASLYPAQCVGLDHRYGHIAPGYQADLVLLDEALQVRHTWIAGAME; encoded by the coding sequence ATGACGACGGTGGCGCTGCGCAATGCCCGCGTGCTCGGCGAGGACGGGTTTCTCGACGGCGTCAGCGTGCTGCTGGAGGGCGGGCGCATCCTCGCCCTGCTCGACGACGCCGACCCGCGCGTGGCGGCAGCGCCAGTGCAGCACGACCTGGGCGGCGGCAGCCTGCTGCCGGGCTTCATCGACCTGCAGGTCAACGGCGGCGGTGGCGTGCTGTTCAACAACCGCACCGACGTCGAGGCGCTGCGCCGCATCGGCCAGGGCCATCGCCGCTACGGCACCACCGGCTACCTGCCGACGCTGATCAGCGACGACCTGGAGGTGATGCGCGCAGCGATCGCCGCCACCCGCCAGGCCATCGCCGACGGCGTGCCGGGCGTGCTCGGCATCCACCTGGAAGGGCCGTACCTGGCGCCGGCGCGCAAGGGCACCCACAACGCCGACAAGTTCCGCGTGCCCGACGCCGAGGAACTTGCGCTGGCTACCTCGCTGGACAACGGCGTCACCCTGATCACCCTGGCACCGGAACGCGTGCCGCCGGCCAGCATCCACACCCTGGCCGCGGCAGGCGCGCGCGTGTTCGCCGGCCACACCGCCGCCAGCTACGAAGAGACCCGCGCCGGGCTGGATGCCGGCATCTGCGGCTTCACCCATCTGTACAACGCGATGACGCCGTTGCAGGGACGCGATCCCGGCGTGGTCGGCGCGGCGCTGGAAGACCGCAACGCCTGGTGCGGCGTCATCGTCGACGGCGTGCACGTGCATCCGGCCAGCCTGCGCGTGGCGCTGGCGGCCAAGCCGCGCGGCACCGTGTTCCTGGTCACCGACGCGATGCCGATGGTCGGCGCCGACAGTCCCGCGTTCGACCTGTACGGCGAAACCATCACCGCCATCGACGGCGTGGTGCGCAATGCCGCCGGCGCCCTGGCCGGCTCGGCGCTGGACATGGCCAGCGCGGTACGCAACAGCGTGCAGTGGCTGGGCGTGCCGTTGGAAGAAGCCGCGCGCATGGCCTCGCTGTACCCCGCGCAGTGCGTGGGCCTGGACCACCGCTACGGCCACATCGCGCCCGGCTACCAGGCCGACCTGGTGCTGCTGGATGAGGCGCTGCAGGTCCGCCACACCTGGATCGCCGGCGCGATGGAGTAG
- a CDS encoding GntR family transcriptional regulator, which produces MTKPKPQADPRLQALAVDPDAPTPLYLQLASKLVEAIKGGQWKPGEALPAERQLCEYLQVSRVTLRQAVDALVEQGLVSRRQGAGTFVTSHIQHQLSGLASFSETLRMKGLEPGTRWLERRTRPAHGEEILRLGLSPDTVVAALTRLRSADGRVMAYEKAVLPQHVVPDPHAIADSLYTYLDERGTPVVRALQYFRAINLPARLAGHLGMKEGEAILHVVRVGYTRDGSAIELTDTYCHNDYYDFVAELRR; this is translated from the coding sequence ATGACCAAGCCCAAGCCGCAGGCCGATCCCCGCCTGCAAGCGCTGGCCGTGGATCCGGACGCGCCGACCCCGCTGTACCTGCAACTGGCCAGCAAGCTGGTGGAGGCGATCAAGGGCGGGCAGTGGAAGCCGGGCGAGGCGCTGCCGGCCGAGCGGCAACTGTGCGAGTACCTGCAGGTGTCGCGGGTGACCCTGCGCCAGGCCGTGGATGCGCTGGTCGAGCAAGGCCTGGTGTCGCGCCGCCAGGGCGCCGGCACCTTCGTCACTTCGCACATCCAGCATCAGCTCAGCGGCCTGGCCAGCTTCAGCGAGACCCTGCGCATGAAGGGGCTGGAGCCGGGCACGCGCTGGCTGGAGCGGCGCACGCGCCCGGCGCACGGCGAGGAGATCCTGCGTCTTGGCCTATCGCCGGACACGGTGGTCGCGGCGCTGACCCGTTTGCGCAGCGCCGACGGCCGGGTGATGGCCTACGAGAAGGCGGTGCTGCCGCAGCACGTGGTGCCCGATCCGCACGCCATCGCCGATTCGCTCTACACCTACCTGGACGAGCGCGGCACCCCGGTGGTGCGGGCGCTGCAGTACTTCCGCGCCATCAACCTGCCGGCGCGGCTGGCCGGTCATCTGGGTATGAAGGAAGGCGAGGCGATCCTGCACGTGGTGCGGGTCGGCTACACCCGCGACGGCAGCGCGATCGAACTGACCGACACCTATTGCCACAACGACTACTACGACTTCGTCGCCGAGCTGCGACGCTGA
- a CDS encoding alpha-N-acetylglucosaminidase yields the protein MRTHAVLLLLACALLVPVASAAAAQDVQDAQGDAARGVLLRTLGPRAAELQLQRQPRGRGNDWYQVAAEAGALRVSGSSEVALAHGAYSYLQSIGAASVSWEGSRIALPAAYADFRGQRTATPFAHRAYLNVCTYGYTTPWWDWARWEREIDWMALHGIDMPLAMEGQEYVWQALWREFGVADAELAQYFSGPAFAPWQRMGNIEGYDVPLPQQWIEDKHALQLRILQRMRALGMKPVLPAFAGYVPKAFAQAHPQARIYRMRAWEGFHETYWLDPADPLFAQIAQRFIQLYDRTYGKGTYYLADAFNEMLPPIAADGSDARLASYGDSTANTAKAAPPEVPPAQRDKRLAEYGRALYASIHRANPDAVWVMQGWLFGADRHFWTPQAIAAFLREVPNDKLLVLDIGNDRYPGTWKLSDAFDGKQWIYGYVHNYGGSNPVYGDLAFYRQDLRTLLADKDKRQLVGFGAFPEGLHTNSVVYEYMYALAWGAQQRPLQDWLDDYTRARYGHTSPALRAAWDDLQASVLSTRYWTPRWWRSRAGAYLLFKRPTLDIGDFDEAPGDPPRLRRALQQLLALAPEYADAPLYRYDLVDFARHYATGRVDAQLQQAVAAYRRGDVAAGDAAAARVREAVTQLDRLVGGQQETLSSWLDAAADYAKTPQDAAYYRRDAKAQVSVWGGEGNLGDYASKAWQGMYADYYLPRWTLALQMLRDAAVAGGSVDEAQLQQRLRAWERDWVARDTAYARQAPADPVAAVRALLQQVDAP from the coding sequence ATGCGCACGCATGCTGTGCTGTTGCTGCTGGCCTGTGCGCTGCTGGTGCCGGTCGCGTCCGCCGCGGCGGCGCAGGACGTGCAGGACGCGCAGGGCGATGCCGCGCGCGGCGTGCTGCTGCGCACGCTCGGCCCGCGCGCGGCCGAGCTACAGCTGCAACGGCAGCCGCGCGGCCGCGGCAACGACTGGTACCAGGTCGCCGCCGAGGCCGGCGCGCTGCGCGTGTCCGGGTCGTCCGAAGTGGCGCTGGCGCATGGCGCCTACAGCTATCTGCAGTCGATCGGCGCGGCATCGGTGAGTTGGGAAGGCAGCCGGATCGCCTTGCCTGCGGCCTATGCGGACTTCCGCGGGCAGCGGACGGCCACCCCGTTCGCGCACCGCGCCTACCTCAACGTCTGCACCTACGGTTACACCACGCCGTGGTGGGACTGGGCGCGCTGGGAGCGCGAGATCGACTGGATGGCCCTGCACGGCATCGACATGCCGCTGGCGATGGAAGGCCAGGAGTACGTGTGGCAGGCGCTGTGGCGCGAGTTCGGCGTCGCCGATGCCGAGCTGGCGCAGTACTTCTCCGGCCCGGCGTTCGCGCCGTGGCAGCGCATGGGCAACATCGAGGGCTACGACGTGCCGCTGCCGCAGCAGTGGATCGAGGACAAGCATGCGCTGCAGTTGCGCATCCTGCAGCGCATGCGTGCACTGGGCATGAAGCCGGTGCTGCCGGCCTTCGCCGGCTACGTGCCGAAGGCGTTCGCGCAGGCGCATCCGCAGGCACGCATCTACCGCATGCGCGCCTGGGAGGGCTTCCACGAGACCTATTGGCTGGATCCGGCCGATCCGCTGTTCGCACAGATCGCGCAACGCTTCATCCAGCTCTACGACCGCACCTACGGCAAGGGCACCTACTACCTGGCCGATGCGTTCAACGAGATGCTGCCGCCGATCGCCGCCGACGGCAGCGACGCGCGCCTGGCCAGTTACGGCGACAGCACCGCCAACACCGCCAAGGCCGCGCCACCCGAGGTGCCGCCGGCGCAGCGTGACAAGCGCCTGGCCGAATACGGCCGCGCGCTGTACGCCTCGATCCATCGCGCCAATCCGGATGCGGTGTGGGTGATGCAGGGCTGGCTGTTCGGCGCCGACCGCCACTTCTGGACGCCACAGGCGATCGCCGCATTCCTGCGCGAGGTGCCCAACGACAAGTTGCTGGTGCTGGACATCGGCAACGACCGCTACCCGGGGACCTGGAAGCTTTCCGATGCGTTCGACGGCAAGCAATGGATCTACGGCTACGTGCACAACTACGGCGGCAGCAATCCGGTGTACGGCGACCTGGCGTTCTACCGGCAGGACCTGCGCACGCTGCTTGCCGACAAGGACAAACGGCAACTTGTCGGCTTCGGCGCATTCCCGGAAGGGCTGCACACCAATTCGGTGGTCTACGAATACATGTACGCGCTGGCCTGGGGCGCACAGCAGCGCCCGTTGCAGGACTGGCTCGACGACTACACCCGCGCCCGCTACGGACACACCTCGCCGGCCTTGCGCGCGGCCTGGGACGACCTGCAGGCCTCGGTGCTGTCGACCCGCTACTGGACGCCGCGCTGGTGGCGCAGCCGGGCCGGCGCCTACCTGTTGTTCAAGCGGCCGACGCTGGACATCGGCGACTTCGATGAGGCGCCGGGCGATCCGCCACGGTTGCGCCGCGCCCTGCAGCAATTGCTGGCGCTGGCGCCGGAATACGCCGACGCGCCGTTGTATCGCTACGACCTGGTCGACTTCGCCCGCCACTACGCCACCGGCCGCGTGGACGCGCAGTTGCAGCAGGCGGTGGCCGCCTACCGACGCGGCGACGTCGCGGCCGGCGACGCCGCGGCGGCGCGGGTGCGAGAGGCGGTGACGCAACTCGACCGTCTGGTCGGCGGCCAGCAGGAGACCCTGTCGAGCTGGCTCGACGCGGCGGCTGACTATGCCAAGACGCCGCAGGATGCCGCGTACTACCGGCGCGACGCCAAGGCGCAGGTCAGCGTGTGGGGCGGCGAGGGCAATCTCGGCGACTACGCGTCCAAGGCCTGGCAGGGCATGTACGCCGATTACTACCTGCCGCGCTGGACGTTGGCGCTGCAGATGCTGCGTGACGCGGCGGTGGCCGGCGGCAGCGTGGACGAGGCGCAGCTGCAGCAGCGCCTGCGCGCCTGGGAGCGCGACTGGGTGGCGCGCGACACGGCCTACGCGCGGCAGGCGCCGGCCGATCCGGTCGCCGCGGTGCGCGCGCTGCTGCAACAGGTGGATGCGCCATGA
- a CDS encoding acyltransferase family protein yields the protein MSAAPASPPAAAPSRERFLSLDVFRGLTIFLMILVNTPGAGADAFVQLRHTPWFGFTAADLVFPSFLFAVGNAMSFALDRGQPLGAFLRRVGKRSALIFLLGFLMYWFPFVHQGADGHWSFTAIDQTRVPGVLQRIALCYALAALLCRWLSPRALLGACVALLLGYWGALYLWGQPGAELSKLGNAGTRLDLWLLDPAQLYRKDGGFDPEGLLGTLPATVNVIAGYLTGLYVRHAGKQARTVRWLLLAGIALTLLALAWQPWFPLAKKLWTGSFVLLTVGLDLLLLGALLWAIEVRHWRAGSGFFTVLGRNPLAIYLFSELFVVCLRLVPAGASGMDLYQWLGVEVFQRLLPGPWGSLACALAYTLLCWGMGWWMDRRRLYLRL from the coding sequence ATGAGCGCCGCGCCCGCCAGCCCTCCCGCCGCGGCGCCGTCGCGCGAACGCTTCCTGTCGCTGGACGTGTTCCGCGGCCTGACCATCTTCCTGATGATCCTGGTCAACACGCCGGGCGCCGGCGCCGATGCCTTCGTGCAGTTGCGGCACACGCCGTGGTTCGGCTTCACCGCGGCCGACCTGGTGTTCCCGTCGTTCCTGTTCGCGGTCGGCAACGCGATGAGCTTCGCGCTGGATCGTGGCCAGCCGCTCGGCGCCTTCCTGCGCCGGGTCGGCAAGCGCAGCGCGCTGATCTTCCTGCTCGGCTTCCTGATGTACTGGTTTCCGTTCGTGCACCAGGGCGCCGACGGCCACTGGAGCTTCACCGCGATCGACCAGACCCGGGTGCCGGGCGTGCTGCAGCGCATCGCCTTGTGCTATGCGCTGGCCGCGCTGCTGTGCCGCTGGCTGTCGCCTCGCGCCCTGCTGGGCGCCTGTGTCGCACTGCTGCTCGGCTACTGGGGCGCGCTGTACCTGTGGGGCCAGCCGGGCGCGGAGCTGAGCAAGCTCGGCAACGCCGGCACGCGCCTGGACCTGTGGCTGCTGGACCCGGCGCAGCTGTATCGCAAGGACGGCGGATTCGATCCGGAAGGCCTGCTCGGCACGCTGCCGGCCACGGTCAACGTCATCGCCGGCTACCTGACCGGGCTGTACGTGCGCCACGCCGGCAAGCAGGCGCGCACCGTGCGCTGGCTGCTGCTGGCCGGGATCGCGCTGACGTTGCTGGCCCTGGCCTGGCAGCCGTGGTTCCCGCTGGCCAAGAAGCTGTGGACCGGCTCGTTCGTGCTGCTGACCGTGGGCCTGGACCTGCTGTTGCTGGGCGCACTGCTGTGGGCCATCGAGGTGCGCCATTGGCGGGCCGGCAGCGGCTTCTTCACCGTGCTCGGGCGCAATCCGCTGGCGATCTACCTGTTTTCCGAGCTGTTCGTGGTCTGCCTGCGGCTGGTCCCGGCCGGTGCCAGCGGTATGGACCTGTACCAGTGGCTGGGCGTGGAGGTGTTCCAGCGGCTGCTGCCCGGCCCCTGGGGCAGCCTGGCCTGCGCGCTGGCCTACACCCTGCTGTGCTGGGGAATGGGCTGGTGGATGGATCGACGGCGGCTGTACCTGCGGCTGTAG
- a CDS encoding SIS domain-containing protein — protein sequence MALPSETETLMFREAAEAAAVVAAQFERNHATVAALAASLRADPPPFVVTCARGSSDHAATYAKYLFETQLGVVTASASPSVGSVYEAPLQLRGALYLVISQSGKSPDLLRNAQAAKDAGARVVALVNVEDSPLAQLADTVIPLGAGPEKSVAATKSYLASLAAILQLGAHWKNDPALLGALQELPQALRAAWQADWRSLTDGLVDAHNLFVLDRGLGLAAAQEAALKFKETCGLHAEAYSSAEVKHGPMALVGPGFPVLAFDQPDEAGEGTRRLAEEFRGRGAQVWLASAGGDLPLVAAPHPACAPLLAIQSFYRAINALALRRGYNPDLPPHLNKVTETV from the coding sequence ATGGCGCTGCCCTCCGAAACCGAAACCCTGATGTTCCGTGAAGCCGCGGAAGCCGCCGCGGTCGTCGCCGCGCAGTTCGAGCGCAACCACGCCACGGTGGCCGCACTGGCCGCCTCGCTGCGCGCCGATCCGCCGCCGTTCGTGGTGACCTGCGCGCGCGGCAGTTCCGACCACGCCGCCACCTACGCCAAGTACCTGTTCGAGACCCAGCTCGGCGTGGTCACCGCCTCGGCCTCGCCCTCGGTGGGCTCGGTCTACGAGGCGCCGCTGCAGTTGCGTGGGGCGCTGTACCTGGTGATCTCGCAATCGGGCAAGAGCCCGGACCTGCTGCGCAATGCGCAGGCCGCCAAGGATGCCGGCGCGCGCGTGGTGGCCCTGGTCAACGTCGAGGATTCGCCGCTGGCGCAACTGGCCGACACGGTGATCCCGCTCGGCGCCGGCCCCGAGAAGAGCGTGGCCGCGACCAAGAGCTACCTGGCTTCGCTGGCGGCGATCCTGCAGCTCGGTGCGCACTGGAAGAACGACCCGGCGCTGCTGGGCGCGCTGCAGGAACTGCCGCAGGCGCTGCGCGCGGCCTGGCAGGCCGACTGGCGCTCGCTCACCGACGGCCTGGTCGATGCCCACAACCTGTTCGTGCTCGACCGCGGCCTGGGCCTGGCGGCGGCGCAGGAAGCGGCACTGAAGTTCAAGGAAACCTGCGGCCTGCATGCCGAGGCCTACAGCTCGGCGGAAGTGAAGCACGGGCCGATGGCGCTGGTGGGTCCGGGCTTCCCGGTGCTGGCCTTCGACCAGCCGGACGAGGCCGGCGAGGGCACCCGGCGCCTGGCCGAGGAGTTCCGCGGCCGTGGCGCGCAGGTGTGGCTGGCCAGCGCCGGCGGCGATCTGCCGCTGGTGGCCGCGCCGCACCCGGCCTGTGCGCCGCTGCTGGCGATCCAGAGCTTCTACCGCGCGATCAACGCCCTGGCGCTGCGCCGTGGCTACAACCCGGACCTGCCGCCGCATCTGAACAAAGTGACGGAGACCGTCTGA